From one Eleginops maclovinus isolate JMC-PN-2008 ecotype Puerto Natales chromosome 7, JC_Emac_rtc_rv5, whole genome shotgun sequence genomic stretch:
- the parp4 gene encoding protein mono-ADP-ribosyltransferase PARP4 isoform X2 translates to MAVFDNYSVLLELKALPYKEKKKLKSAITDNGGNLSFVVNKQCSLIVTSDVSNLSSNRLRSIQKYQTPVVGVDYVYICLEKGVLLPVDEYKLDISSPSPFSPPLPLSSPRRNPISHHVSKVPSSKTPLELSRREETSGRSGNILDKFRIYTETDITLPKYPDRFQVAKYSIFEKINSRTWCVLELQSYRGDTGCRYRVVRYWKDDIGAKKAAVRDMLVFLSTSEEALEVYKTLKETLQADGLQLRNNTPPQAPELGSTPLQQLLLEEKLNTGSLSQEVGVFVELLWTEALGCLGNILTVSIDKLSLSDVSRVEGLLLQAQRKMKKLDYNEVDSLIDEVYTLLPHKEPSPFPPTAKFISQKLDLCQLIRDILNVSEMTLRSPMPSCLGKYRALRCGIEAVPPDTPEFQAVTSLLQDRKLQIKKVLRVSRGVELQTFKSEFGNVQPLLHSSRPSNFVGVLSRGLLLPRVGVEHHGIERTDVGYLGSGIYFSDSVSTSLKYSNPSQTDGSRLLLVSDVALGQCVDVHKKDLTLTQAPEGHDSVHGVRRTPNTHSEFVDDEYVVYSPDQVKLKYVVQFSIEGDGLKEFSPTINICAEAGPPSQDRDEKITEKPDNDDMLTPDELEIFDNPLDKLKAGLMDRSGQQLPLQTVHVKCKLIDLHSQVIIFQKYTNLSSVPIEAKYVFPLEDSAAVCGFEAFINGKHVVGQVKEKETARKEYKQAIKKGHGAYLMDQDVPDVFTISVGNLPPNATVLIKVTFVSELIVTDGMIIFYLRSNVAPWQESAALNQTTQVTVEKVCVKDEAREFTLDMSIEMPNEITELRCTSHKVKIKKTDCKAVLSMLPGQALGPDGFLLSVTLLELHLPRMWVEKHPDKDSQASMLVFYPDFEVNSDPESDELVLLLDTSESMKGESLTLARKIALMVLRELDINSKLNVILFGTDHKDAFLSARPRIEAEQEAETFIKLSPPVGGSTELWRPLRALSLLPPSRGVRNLLLLSDGHIQNAELTLQLLRDNAKHSRLFTCGLSATANRHMLRALAQVGGGAFEFFDTKPKHNRWMNKILSQLNRMASPSCSSVSVKWQQFNLTAPPPVQAPKQLHALFNDCHTLVYGFVPHCTQATLLGNLNGQELQTMVSTSELQKTRGTFLHKLTARALIRDYEDGSLDTNEAEHEGKKAELKHFVIELSKEFSILSQFTSFVAIEERDSGQPEEGFTDIPKLIAEEDVDILPYMGWISPQDSEESDFGDDSDEISEYYMGMEFRGASINLEKCLIEGESEAESEESEDKDDYEDDDADEYECKSLFQMKEVFSLKMNKAGKAVLEGNDFQGPQFDDISIPRPQSGFSSPLVCPPPPPRRLRPSSASFDPQPLLQQTQQAQRSLFGRAQGVMDFSSTISMQARNTSVEWMRVTEVPSTAFCPGPPHRENLCLDEARPAQVSEPRDRQAFGEFDDCLDLCCSLDIADVEKLAAFQPVGSLFSTAPIFSPRPFSAKLRGFGSVRGYVPEEEPLIQHQQMKAPHPVPLDEAADVRQQGHMYIADAMLEADDEPLGLSAWKARVVKKSSKKRRHHLLSSYSLCESADQQFEMKQADPEALKRRWTEIFQMQHPEGYWQLTTELGELISLDVDLFANVFLKNKGIHSLGVTAHKDILRLVATLLVLQLMREEKIEEGKLLRTLFCLHDSPLLRPERWEEMKRAVDWVCWADRQYPCIYSRLEFGLSWESSTRQLLGFEGLPPSSPLKGLNLQKAVPQVLCH, encoded by the exons ATGGCTGTGTTTGACAACTACTCTGTGCTTTTGGAGCTCAAAGCGCTGCCTTacaaggagaagaagaagctgaaaTCAGCCATCACAGACAATGGAGGAAACCTTTCCTTCGTGGTCAATAAACAG TGCTCTCTGATAGTGACCAGTGATGTGTCCAACCTGAGCTCCAACAGGCTGCGGAGTATCCAAAAATACCAAACACCTGTGGTCGGGGTGGATTATGTATACATCTGTCTGGAGAAGGGAGTTCTTCTGCCTGTTGATGAATACAAGCTGGACATTTCCTCTCCCTcgcctttctctcctcctcttcctctctcctcaccgAGGCGAAATCCAATATCACATCACG TGTCCAAAGTACCATCGAGCAAAACCCCTCTTGAGCTTTCCAGGAGGGAAGAGACTTCAGGGAGGAGCGGAAACATCTTGGATAAGTTCAG AATTTATACTGAAACTGATATTACTCTTCCAAAGTACCCGGATCGTTTTCAAGTGGCCAAGTATTCTATCTTTGAAAAG ATAAACAGCAGGACGTGGTGTGtgctggagctgcagagttACAGAGGGGACACAGGATGCCGGTACCGTGTGGTCAGGTACTGGAAGGACGATATCGGAGCCAAG AAGGCTGCGGTGAGGGATATGCTGGTGTTCTTGTCCACCTCAGAGGAAGCTCTGGAGGTCTACAAGACCCTGAAAGAGACCCTGCAGGCTGATGGTCTGCAGCTGAGGAACAACACCCCCCCACAGGCCCCAGAACTCGGCTCCACCCCCCTCCAGCAG ctgctgctggaggagaagctGAACACAGGAAGCTTATCGCAGGAAGTGGGAGTGTTTGTGGAGCTGCTGTGGACCGAGGCCCTGGGTTGCCTCGGCAACATCCTCACAGTTTCCATCGACAAGCTCAGCCTCAGTGAT gtgagcAGGGTGGAAGGCTTGTTGCTCCAGGCtcagaggaagatgaagaagttAGATTATAACGAGGTTGACTCTCTTATTGATGAGGTTTACACCCTTCTGCCGCACAAAGAGCCAAGCCCCTTTCCTCCCACTGCCAAGTTCATCTCTCAGAAACTGGATCTCTGTCAG TTAATCCGAGACATTCTGAACGTGAGTGAAATGACCCTGAGGAGCCCCATGCCTTCCTGTCTGGGGAAGTACCGCGCTCTGAGGTGCGGCATTGAGGCGGTTCCCCCCGACACCCCCGAGTTTCAGGCTGTGACCTCCCTGCTGCAGGACAG GAAGTTGCAGATCAAGAAGGTTCTGCGTGTCAGCCGAGGAGTGGAGCTCCAGACGTTTAAGAGTGAGTTTGGGAACGTTCAGCCCCTGCTGCACTCCTCCAGACCCAGCAACTTTGTGGGCGTCCTGTCTCG TGGTCTGTTGCTGCCCCGGGTTGGAGTGGAGCATCATGGGATTGAGAGAACAGACGTGGGTTATCTGGGCAGTGGAATCTATTTTAGTGATTCAGTGAG CACCAGTTTGAAATACTCCAATCCCAGCCAGACAGACGGCTCTCGGCTGCTGTTGGTGAGTGACGTGGCGTTGGGTCAGTGCGTGGACGTCCATAAGAAAGACCTCACACTGACCCAGGCTCCGGAGGGACACGACAGCGTGCACGGGGTTCGCCGCACCCCCAACACTCACTCTGAGTTTGTG GACGATGAGTACGTGGTCTACAGTCCTGATCAGGTGAAGCTGAAGTATGTAGTGCAGTTCAGCATAGAGGGAGACGGACTGAAGGAGTTCAGTCCCACCATCAACATCTGCGCCGAGGCGGGACCGCCCTCTCAGGATCGAGATGAGAAGATAACAGAGAAACCGGACAATG ATGATATGCTCACGCCGGATGAATTAGAAATCTTTGATAACCCTCTGGACAAACTGAAGGCCGGGCTGATGGACCGCTCAGGTCAGCAGCTCCCTCTGCAGACCGTCCATGTGAAGTGCAAACTGATCGATCTGCACTCTCAG GTCATCATCTTCCAGAAATACACAAATCTGAGCTCTGTGCCCATCGAGGCAAAGTATGTCTTCCCCCTGGAGGattctgcagcagtgtgtggatTTGAAGCTTTCATCAATGGGAAACATGTGGTGGGACAG GTGAAGGAGAAAGAGACGGCACGCAAGGAGTACAAGCAGGCGATAAAGAAAGGACATGGAGCCTACCTCATGGACCAGGACGTCCCT GATGTGTTCACCATCAGTGTGGGCAATCTGCCGCCCAACGCGACCGTCCTCATTAAAGTCACGTTTGTGTCTGAGCTGATCGTCACTGACGGGATGATTATCTTCTACCTCCGTAGTAATGTGGCTCCGTGGCAGGAGAGTGCGGCGCTCAACCAGACCACACAG GTCACTGtggagaaggtgtgtgtgaaaGATGAGGCGAG AGAGTTCACCCTGGACATGTCAATCGAGATGCCAAATGAGATCACAGAGCTGCGGTGCACGAGTCATAAAGTCAAGATTAAG AAAACAGACTGTAAGGCGGTGTTGAGCATGTTGCCAGGACAGGCCCTGGGCCCGGATGGTTTCCTTCTGTCAGTCACTCTGTTGGAGCTCCACCTGCCCAGGATGTGGGTGGAGAAACACCCCGACAAGGACAGCCAG GCCAGCATGTTAGTCTTCTATCCAGACTTTGAAGTGAACTCCGATCCAGAATCTGATGAACTCGTCCTGCTGCTGGACACGTCAGAGTCCATGAAGGGAGAATCTCTCACCTTGGCCCGTAAAATCGCCCTGATGGTCCTCAGAGAACTGGATATCAACTCCAAActcaatgtcattttatttggcACAG ATCACAAGGACGCTTTCCTCTCAGCACGGCCGCGCATTGAAGCTGAACAGGAAGCAGAGACATTTATCAAG CTCTCCCCTCCAGTAGGGGGCAGCACTGAGTTGTGGAGACCCCTGCGAGCCCTCAGCCTGCTGCCTCCGTCCCGCGGCGTCAggaacctgctgctgctgtcggaCGGACACATCCAGAACGCAGAGCTCACCCTGCAGCTGCTCAGAGACAACGCCAAGCACAGCCGCCTCTTCACCTGCGGCCTCAG CGCGACAGCCAATCGGCACATGCTCAGAGCCCTGGCTCAGGTCGGGGGCGGAGCCTTTGAATTCTTCGACACAAAACCCAAACACAATAGATGGATGAATAAG ATTTTGTCTCAGCTGAATCGCATGGCGTCTCCCAGCTGCAGTTCAGTGTCAGTGAAGTGGCAGCAGTTCAACCTGACAGCGCCCCCTCCTGTTCAAGCTCCCAAGCAGCTCCATGCTCTGTTCAACGACTGCCACACCCTGGTGTACGGCTTTGTGCCGCACTGCACTCAG GCCACCCTGCTCGGAAATCTCAACGGTCAGGAGCTCCAAACCATGGTGTCAACCAGTGAGCTGCAGAAGACTAGAGGCACA tttctTCACAAGCTCACTGCGAGGGCCCTCATAAGGGATTACGAAGACGGAAGCCTGGATACCAATGAAGCCGAAcatgag GGAAAGAAGGCGGAGCTGAAGCACTTCGTCATCGAGTTAAGCAAAGAGTTCTCCATCCTGTCTCAGTTCACCAGCTTTGTGGCCATCGAGGAAAGG GACTCAGGACAACCAGAGGAAGGCTTTACAGACATCCCAAAGCTGATCGCCGAGGAAGATGTGGACATCCTCCCCTACATGGGCTGGATTTCTCCTCAGGACAGTGAAGAGAGCGACTTTGGGGATGATAGTGATGAGATCTCCGAATACTATATG GGTATGGAGTTTCGTGGAGCGTCCATCAATCTAGAAAAGTGTCTGATCGAAGGAGAGTCTGAAGCTGAGTCTGAGGAGTCTGAAGATAAGGATGACTATGAGGATGACGATGCAGATGAATATGAGTGTAAAAGCCTATTCCAAATGAAG GAGGTCTTTTccttaaaaatgaataaagcagGAAAGGCTGTTTTGGAAGGAAATGACTTTCAAGGGCCTCAATTCGATGACATTTCCATTCCTCGTCCTCAAAGTGGTTTTTCATCCCCCTTagtctgtcctcctcctcctcctcgtcgtCTTCGTCCTTCAAGCGCCTCATTTGATCCTCAACCGCTGctccaacaaacacaacaggccCAAAGGTCTCTTTTCGGTCGGGCTCAAGGTGTAATGGATTTCAGCAGCACCATTTCAATGCAAGCTAGAAATACTTCAGTTGAGTGGATGCGGGTGACGGAGGTGCCTTCTACCGCTTTTTGTCCAGGTCCTCCCCATCGTGAAAACTTGTGTCTCGATGAGGCCAGGCCAGCTCAGGTCAGTGAGCCACGGGACAGACAAGCTTTTGGGGAATTTGACGACTGCCTAGATTTATGCTGCTCTTTAGATATAGCTGATGTAGAGAAATTAGCTGCATTTCAGCCAGTAGGGTCTTTATTCTCCACAGCTCCAATATTTAGTCCAAGGCCATTTTCTGCGAAGTTGAGGGGATTTGGAAGTGTCAGGGGCTATGTGCCTGAAGAGGAACCTCTTATACAACATCAGCAAATGAAAGCTCCCCATCCAGTTCCACTTGATGAAGCAGCAGATGTAAGGCAACAGGGGCACATGTATATAGCAGATGCAATGCTTGAAGCAGATGATGAACCACTAGGTTTATCTGCTTGGAAAGCACGGGTCGTGAAGAAGTCGTCGAAGAAGAGGAGGCACCATCTTTTAAGTTCTTACAGCTTGTGTGAATCAGCTGATCAACAATTTGA GATGAAGCAGGCAGATCCTGAAGCACTGAAGCGCAGATGGACAGAGATCTTCCAAATGCAGCATCCA gagGGTTACTGGCAGTTAACCACAGAACTGGGAGAGCTGATCAGTTTGGATGTGGACCTCTTCGCCAATGTGTTCCTGAAAAACAAAGGCATCCACTCTCTGG gtGTGACGGCCCATAAAGACATCCTGAGGCTGGTGGCGACTCTGCTGGTTCTGCAGCTgatgagagaggagaagatCGAGGAGGGCAAACTGCTCCGCACCCTCTTCTGCCTGCACGACTCCCCTCTGCTCAG GCCTGAGCGCtgggaggagatgaagagggcGGTGGACTGGGTCTGCTGGGCGGACCGGCAGTACCCGTGTATCTACAGCCGCCTGGAGTTTGGATTGAGCTGGGAGTCGTCCACCCGCCAGCTGCTGGGCTTCGAaggcctccctccctcctcccctctcaaGGGGCTGAACCTGCAGAAGGCCGTCCCCCAGGTCCTGTGCCACTGA
- the parp4 gene encoding protein mono-ADP-ribosyltransferase PARP4 isoform X1: MAVFDNYSVLLELKALPYKEKKKLKSAITDNGGNLSFVVNKQCSLIVTSDVSNLSSNRLRSIQKYQTPVVGVDYVYICLEKGVLLPVDEYKLDISSPSPFSPPLPLSSPRRNPISHHGIIIRGVSKVPSSKTPLELSRREETSGRSGNILDKFRIYTETDITLPKYPDRFQVAKYSIFEKINSRTWCVLELQSYRGDTGCRYRVVRYWKDDIGAKKAAVRDMLVFLSTSEEALEVYKTLKETLQADGLQLRNNTPPQAPELGSTPLQQLLLEEKLNTGSLSQEVGVFVELLWTEALGCLGNILTVSIDKLSLSDVSRVEGLLLQAQRKMKKLDYNEVDSLIDEVYTLLPHKEPSPFPPTAKFISQKLDLCQLIRDILNVSEMTLRSPMPSCLGKYRALRCGIEAVPPDTPEFQAVTSLLQDRKLQIKKVLRVSRGVELQTFKSEFGNVQPLLHSSRPSNFVGVLSRGLLLPRVGVEHHGIERTDVGYLGSGIYFSDSVSTSLKYSNPSQTDGSRLLLVSDVALGQCVDVHKKDLTLTQAPEGHDSVHGVRRTPNTHSEFVDDEYVVYSPDQVKLKYVVQFSIEGDGLKEFSPTINICAEAGPPSQDRDEKITEKPDNDDMLTPDELEIFDNPLDKLKAGLMDRSGQQLPLQTVHVKCKLIDLHSQVIIFQKYTNLSSVPIEAKYVFPLEDSAAVCGFEAFINGKHVVGQVKEKETARKEYKQAIKKGHGAYLMDQDVPDVFTISVGNLPPNATVLIKVTFVSELIVTDGMIIFYLRSNVAPWQESAALNQTTQVTVEKVCVKDEAREFTLDMSIEMPNEITELRCTSHKVKIKKTDCKAVLSMLPGQALGPDGFLLSVTLLELHLPRMWVEKHPDKDSQASMLVFYPDFEVNSDPESDELVLLLDTSESMKGESLTLARKIALMVLRELDINSKLNVILFGTDHKDAFLSARPRIEAEQEAETFIKLSPPVGGSTELWRPLRALSLLPPSRGVRNLLLLSDGHIQNAELTLQLLRDNAKHSRLFTCGLSATANRHMLRALAQVGGGAFEFFDTKPKHNRWMNKILSQLNRMASPSCSSVSVKWQQFNLTAPPPVQAPKQLHALFNDCHTLVYGFVPHCTQATLLGNLNGQELQTMVSTSELQKTRGTFLHKLTARALIRDYEDGSLDTNEAEHEGKKAELKHFVIELSKEFSILSQFTSFVAIEERDSGQPEEGFTDIPKLIAEEDVDILPYMGWISPQDSEESDFGDDSDEISEYYMGMEFRGASINLEKCLIEGESEAESEESEDKDDYEDDDADEYECKSLFQMKEVFSLKMNKAGKAVLEGNDFQGPQFDDISIPRPQSGFSSPLVCPPPPPRRLRPSSASFDPQPLLQQTQQAQRSLFGRAQGVMDFSSTISMQARNTSVEWMRVTEVPSTAFCPGPPHRENLCLDEARPAQVSEPRDRQAFGEFDDCLDLCCSLDIADVEKLAAFQPVGSLFSTAPIFSPRPFSAKLRGFGSVRGYVPEEEPLIQHQQMKAPHPVPLDEAADVRQQGHMYIADAMLEADDEPLGLSAWKARVVKKSSKKRRHHLLSSYSLCESADQQFEMKQADPEALKRRWTEIFQMQHPEGYWQLTTELGELISLDVDLFANVFLKNKGIHSLGVTAHKDILRLVATLLVLQLMREEKIEEGKLLRTLFCLHDSPLLRPERWEEMKRAVDWVCWADRQYPCIYSRLEFGLSWESSTRQLLGFEGLPPSSPLKGLNLQKAVPQVLCH, encoded by the exons ATGGCTGTGTTTGACAACTACTCTGTGCTTTTGGAGCTCAAAGCGCTGCCTTacaaggagaagaagaagctgaaaTCAGCCATCACAGACAATGGAGGAAACCTTTCCTTCGTGGTCAATAAACAG TGCTCTCTGATAGTGACCAGTGATGTGTCCAACCTGAGCTCCAACAGGCTGCGGAGTATCCAAAAATACCAAACACCTGTGGTCGGGGTGGATTATGTATACATCTGTCTGGAGAAGGGAGTTCTTCTGCCTGTTGATGAATACAAGCTGGACATTTCCTCTCCCTcgcctttctctcctcctcttcctctctcctcaccgAGGCGAAATCCAATATCACATCACGGTATTATCATTAGAGGCG TGTCCAAAGTACCATCGAGCAAAACCCCTCTTGAGCTTTCCAGGAGGGAAGAGACTTCAGGGAGGAGCGGAAACATCTTGGATAAGTTCAG AATTTATACTGAAACTGATATTACTCTTCCAAAGTACCCGGATCGTTTTCAAGTGGCCAAGTATTCTATCTTTGAAAAG ATAAACAGCAGGACGTGGTGTGtgctggagctgcagagttACAGAGGGGACACAGGATGCCGGTACCGTGTGGTCAGGTACTGGAAGGACGATATCGGAGCCAAG AAGGCTGCGGTGAGGGATATGCTGGTGTTCTTGTCCACCTCAGAGGAAGCTCTGGAGGTCTACAAGACCCTGAAAGAGACCCTGCAGGCTGATGGTCTGCAGCTGAGGAACAACACCCCCCCACAGGCCCCAGAACTCGGCTCCACCCCCCTCCAGCAG ctgctgctggaggagaagctGAACACAGGAAGCTTATCGCAGGAAGTGGGAGTGTTTGTGGAGCTGCTGTGGACCGAGGCCCTGGGTTGCCTCGGCAACATCCTCACAGTTTCCATCGACAAGCTCAGCCTCAGTGAT gtgagcAGGGTGGAAGGCTTGTTGCTCCAGGCtcagaggaagatgaagaagttAGATTATAACGAGGTTGACTCTCTTATTGATGAGGTTTACACCCTTCTGCCGCACAAAGAGCCAAGCCCCTTTCCTCCCACTGCCAAGTTCATCTCTCAGAAACTGGATCTCTGTCAG TTAATCCGAGACATTCTGAACGTGAGTGAAATGACCCTGAGGAGCCCCATGCCTTCCTGTCTGGGGAAGTACCGCGCTCTGAGGTGCGGCATTGAGGCGGTTCCCCCCGACACCCCCGAGTTTCAGGCTGTGACCTCCCTGCTGCAGGACAG GAAGTTGCAGATCAAGAAGGTTCTGCGTGTCAGCCGAGGAGTGGAGCTCCAGACGTTTAAGAGTGAGTTTGGGAACGTTCAGCCCCTGCTGCACTCCTCCAGACCCAGCAACTTTGTGGGCGTCCTGTCTCG TGGTCTGTTGCTGCCCCGGGTTGGAGTGGAGCATCATGGGATTGAGAGAACAGACGTGGGTTATCTGGGCAGTGGAATCTATTTTAGTGATTCAGTGAG CACCAGTTTGAAATACTCCAATCCCAGCCAGACAGACGGCTCTCGGCTGCTGTTGGTGAGTGACGTGGCGTTGGGTCAGTGCGTGGACGTCCATAAGAAAGACCTCACACTGACCCAGGCTCCGGAGGGACACGACAGCGTGCACGGGGTTCGCCGCACCCCCAACACTCACTCTGAGTTTGTG GACGATGAGTACGTGGTCTACAGTCCTGATCAGGTGAAGCTGAAGTATGTAGTGCAGTTCAGCATAGAGGGAGACGGACTGAAGGAGTTCAGTCCCACCATCAACATCTGCGCCGAGGCGGGACCGCCCTCTCAGGATCGAGATGAGAAGATAACAGAGAAACCGGACAATG ATGATATGCTCACGCCGGATGAATTAGAAATCTTTGATAACCCTCTGGACAAACTGAAGGCCGGGCTGATGGACCGCTCAGGTCAGCAGCTCCCTCTGCAGACCGTCCATGTGAAGTGCAAACTGATCGATCTGCACTCTCAG GTCATCATCTTCCAGAAATACACAAATCTGAGCTCTGTGCCCATCGAGGCAAAGTATGTCTTCCCCCTGGAGGattctgcagcagtgtgtggatTTGAAGCTTTCATCAATGGGAAACATGTGGTGGGACAG GTGAAGGAGAAAGAGACGGCACGCAAGGAGTACAAGCAGGCGATAAAGAAAGGACATGGAGCCTACCTCATGGACCAGGACGTCCCT GATGTGTTCACCATCAGTGTGGGCAATCTGCCGCCCAACGCGACCGTCCTCATTAAAGTCACGTTTGTGTCTGAGCTGATCGTCACTGACGGGATGATTATCTTCTACCTCCGTAGTAATGTGGCTCCGTGGCAGGAGAGTGCGGCGCTCAACCAGACCACACAG GTCACTGtggagaaggtgtgtgtgaaaGATGAGGCGAG AGAGTTCACCCTGGACATGTCAATCGAGATGCCAAATGAGATCACAGAGCTGCGGTGCACGAGTCATAAAGTCAAGATTAAG AAAACAGACTGTAAGGCGGTGTTGAGCATGTTGCCAGGACAGGCCCTGGGCCCGGATGGTTTCCTTCTGTCAGTCACTCTGTTGGAGCTCCACCTGCCCAGGATGTGGGTGGAGAAACACCCCGACAAGGACAGCCAG GCCAGCATGTTAGTCTTCTATCCAGACTTTGAAGTGAACTCCGATCCAGAATCTGATGAACTCGTCCTGCTGCTGGACACGTCAGAGTCCATGAAGGGAGAATCTCTCACCTTGGCCCGTAAAATCGCCCTGATGGTCCTCAGAGAACTGGATATCAACTCCAAActcaatgtcattttatttggcACAG ATCACAAGGACGCTTTCCTCTCAGCACGGCCGCGCATTGAAGCTGAACAGGAAGCAGAGACATTTATCAAG CTCTCCCCTCCAGTAGGGGGCAGCACTGAGTTGTGGAGACCCCTGCGAGCCCTCAGCCTGCTGCCTCCGTCCCGCGGCGTCAggaacctgctgctgctgtcggaCGGACACATCCAGAACGCAGAGCTCACCCTGCAGCTGCTCAGAGACAACGCCAAGCACAGCCGCCTCTTCACCTGCGGCCTCAG CGCGACAGCCAATCGGCACATGCTCAGAGCCCTGGCTCAGGTCGGGGGCGGAGCCTTTGAATTCTTCGACACAAAACCCAAACACAATAGATGGATGAATAAG ATTTTGTCTCAGCTGAATCGCATGGCGTCTCCCAGCTGCAGTTCAGTGTCAGTGAAGTGGCAGCAGTTCAACCTGACAGCGCCCCCTCCTGTTCAAGCTCCCAAGCAGCTCCATGCTCTGTTCAACGACTGCCACACCCTGGTGTACGGCTTTGTGCCGCACTGCACTCAG GCCACCCTGCTCGGAAATCTCAACGGTCAGGAGCTCCAAACCATGGTGTCAACCAGTGAGCTGCAGAAGACTAGAGGCACA tttctTCACAAGCTCACTGCGAGGGCCCTCATAAGGGATTACGAAGACGGAAGCCTGGATACCAATGAAGCCGAAcatgag GGAAAGAAGGCGGAGCTGAAGCACTTCGTCATCGAGTTAAGCAAAGAGTTCTCCATCCTGTCTCAGTTCACCAGCTTTGTGGCCATCGAGGAAAGG GACTCAGGACAACCAGAGGAAGGCTTTACAGACATCCCAAAGCTGATCGCCGAGGAAGATGTGGACATCCTCCCCTACATGGGCTGGATTTCTCCTCAGGACAGTGAAGAGAGCGACTTTGGGGATGATAGTGATGAGATCTCCGAATACTATATG GGTATGGAGTTTCGTGGAGCGTCCATCAATCTAGAAAAGTGTCTGATCGAAGGAGAGTCTGAAGCTGAGTCTGAGGAGTCTGAAGATAAGGATGACTATGAGGATGACGATGCAGATGAATATGAGTGTAAAAGCCTATTCCAAATGAAG GAGGTCTTTTccttaaaaatgaataaagcagGAAAGGCTGTTTTGGAAGGAAATGACTTTCAAGGGCCTCAATTCGATGACATTTCCATTCCTCGTCCTCAAAGTGGTTTTTCATCCCCCTTagtctgtcctcctcctcctcctcgtcgtCTTCGTCCTTCAAGCGCCTCATTTGATCCTCAACCGCTGctccaacaaacacaacaggccCAAAGGTCTCTTTTCGGTCGGGCTCAAGGTGTAATGGATTTCAGCAGCACCATTTCAATGCAAGCTAGAAATACTTCAGTTGAGTGGATGCGGGTGACGGAGGTGCCTTCTACCGCTTTTTGTCCAGGTCCTCCCCATCGTGAAAACTTGTGTCTCGATGAGGCCAGGCCAGCTCAGGTCAGTGAGCCACGGGACAGACAAGCTTTTGGGGAATTTGACGACTGCCTAGATTTATGCTGCTCTTTAGATATAGCTGATGTAGAGAAATTAGCTGCATTTCAGCCAGTAGGGTCTTTATTCTCCACAGCTCCAATATTTAGTCCAAGGCCATTTTCTGCGAAGTTGAGGGGATTTGGAAGTGTCAGGGGCTATGTGCCTGAAGAGGAACCTCTTATACAACATCAGCAAATGAAAGCTCCCCATCCAGTTCCACTTGATGAAGCAGCAGATGTAAGGCAACAGGGGCACATGTATATAGCAGATGCAATGCTTGAAGCAGATGATGAACCACTAGGTTTATCTGCTTGGAAAGCACGGGTCGTGAAGAAGTCGTCGAAGAAGAGGAGGCACCATCTTTTAAGTTCTTACAGCTTGTGTGAATCAGCTGATCAACAATTTGA GATGAAGCAGGCAGATCCTGAAGCACTGAAGCGCAGATGGACAGAGATCTTCCAAATGCAGCATCCA gagGGTTACTGGCAGTTAACCACAGAACTGGGAGAGCTGATCAGTTTGGATGTGGACCTCTTCGCCAATGTGTTCCTGAAAAACAAAGGCATCCACTCTCTGG gtGTGACGGCCCATAAAGACATCCTGAGGCTGGTGGCGACTCTGCTGGTTCTGCAGCTgatgagagaggagaagatCGAGGAGGGCAAACTGCTCCGCACCCTCTTCTGCCTGCACGACTCCCCTCTGCTCAG GCCTGAGCGCtgggaggagatgaagagggcGGTGGACTGGGTCTGCTGGGCGGACCGGCAGTACCCGTGTATCTACAGCCGCCTGGAGTTTGGATTGAGCTGGGAGTCGTCCACCCGCCAGCTGCTGGGCTTCGAaggcctccctccctcctcccctctcaaGGGGCTGAACCTGCAGAAGGCCGTCCCCCAGGTCCTGTGCCACTGA